A single genomic interval of Arthrobacter methylotrophus harbors:
- a CDS encoding flavodoxin domain-containing protein, with the protein MTVLVAYASALGSTKEMAQHVASRMAGVLGDVECRAVAEIESVTGYEAVVIGSAIHNQAWLPEASLFLRRHAPGLAKRAVWAFSVGMADALPKPFRKRAAAFQQERIARVLSKEVPLRAHRVFSGVYRPSQMSAPLRALFHLSGGRFGDLRDWAAIDAWTDQMTAQLAHTEPSPGSTTT; encoded by the coding sequence ATGACGGTTCTTGTTGCATATGCGAGTGCGCTGGGCTCCACCAAGGAGATGGCTCAACATGTAGCCTCCCGGATGGCGGGGGTGCTGGGCGACGTCGAGTGCCGAGCCGTGGCGGAGATTGAGTCCGTCACTGGATACGAGGCCGTAGTGATCGGCAGTGCCATCCACAATCAGGCATGGCTGCCCGAGGCATCACTGTTCTTGAGACGTCATGCGCCGGGGTTGGCCAAGCGAGCCGTCTGGGCTTTCAGCGTTGGAATGGCTGACGCCCTGCCAAAGCCGTTCCGCAAGCGCGCGGCCGCCTTCCAACAGGAACGGATTGCGCGGGTCCTGTCCAAAGAAGTACCGCTTCGAGCCCACAGAGTCTTCTCCGGTGTCTACCGGCCCAGCCAGATGTCGGCGCCGCTCCGCGCCTTGTTCCATCTGAGCGGCGGACGCTTCGGCGACCTCCGGGATTGGGCCGCCATCGACGCCTGGACCGATCAAATGACCGCCCAACTGGCTCATACTGAGCCGTCTCCGGGCAGCACCACCACCTAG
- a CDS encoding IclR family transcriptional regulator, whose protein sequence is MANSASGDSVVDRIVRIIEAFPEGTTSLQLSELAGAAGLPLTSAHRLVRQLAEHGLLDLSPGGHVRLGLRLWELVNRNSPTLALRQAALPFMEDIQQVLNQNVNLAVLDGWEALFVERLSRRGSVANRARVAGRMPVHISSAGLALMANQPRELQAQYLAQFGDPAGKVTTDVVRHLLAETAQQGYAQLAGVVDPDTWGIAVPVVDGKRRTVAALGVVVPLAEMRLQALVPALQTAARGIGRQLKEQLNEQRKL, encoded by the coding sequence GTGGCGAACTCGGCATCCGGAGATTCGGTGGTGGACCGCATCGTCCGGATCATCGAAGCCTTCCCCGAAGGCACTACCTCCTTGCAGCTTTCTGAACTCGCAGGGGCCGCGGGCTTGCCGCTCACAAGCGCCCACCGTTTGGTCCGGCAGCTCGCCGAGCACGGGCTCCTGGATCTGTCCCCAGGTGGACATGTCCGCCTGGGACTGCGTTTGTGGGAGCTCGTCAACCGGAATTCGCCCACCCTGGCCCTTCGTCAAGCGGCCTTGCCGTTCATGGAGGACATCCAGCAGGTCCTGAACCAGAATGTGAACCTCGCAGTGCTCGACGGGTGGGAGGCGCTGTTCGTGGAGCGGCTGTCCCGCCGGGGATCCGTGGCCAACCGGGCCCGGGTGGCCGGCCGCATGCCTGTCCACATCTCTTCCGCCGGGCTGGCGCTGATGGCGAACCAGCCCCGAGAACTGCAGGCCCAGTACCTCGCGCAATTCGGCGACCCTGCCGGAAAGGTGACGACCGACGTCGTCCGTCACCTGCTTGCCGAAACCGCCCAGCAGGGGTACGCCCAGCTCGCCGGTGTGGTGGACCCGGATACCTGGGGCATTGCGGTGCCGGTGGTAGATGGCAAGAGGCGTACGGTGGCGGCACTCGGCGTCGTGGTTCCCCTCGCTGAGATGCGACTGCAGGCGCTGGTGCCGGCGCTGCAGACTGCGGCACGCGGCATCGGACGGCAACTCAAGGAGCAGCTCAACGAGCAGCGGAAACTCTAA
- a CDS encoding 4-hydroxybenzoate 3-monooxygenase, with translation MARKIITTQVAIMGAGPAGLMLSHLLAKSGIESTVIEVRSHQEIAETVRAGILEHGSVNLLVDSGVSDRVLRDGDRHDGIELRFNGESHRIDFKGLVGESVWLYPQTDVFLDLAARRKDDGGDVRYSVTNTTIHDLEGKPKVWFTDAEGQEFEIQADFLVGADGSRSHCRFQIPEANRKWYFHEYPFAWFGILAQAPRSSDELIYANSEHGFALISQRTESVQRMYFQCDPKENVADWDDERIWSEFRKRVNGNGFELKEGPVLEKMVLPFRSFVHTPMRYGNMFLAGDAAHTVPPTGAKGLNLALHDVKVLFEGLESFYSNGSTALLESYSDRALERVWKAQHFSYWMTSMLHTVPGSDDFGRARQLGELHSVVSSRHARAYLAESYTGWPGAK, from the coding sequence ATGGCACGCAAAATCATCACCACCCAAGTGGCCATCATGGGTGCGGGCCCGGCCGGCCTCATGCTTTCCCACCTGCTGGCGAAGTCGGGGATCGAATCCACCGTCATTGAAGTCCGCAGCCATCAGGAAATCGCCGAAACAGTTCGCGCAGGCATCCTGGAACACGGTTCGGTGAACCTGCTCGTGGACAGCGGAGTATCCGACCGCGTGCTGCGCGACGGCGACAGGCACGATGGCATCGAACTGCGCTTCAACGGCGAAAGCCACCGGATCGACTTCAAGGGGCTTGTGGGGGAATCGGTCTGGCTGTACCCGCAGACGGATGTCTTCCTCGACCTCGCTGCACGGCGCAAGGACGACGGCGGCGACGTCCGCTACAGCGTCACGAACACCACCATTCACGACCTCGAAGGCAAACCCAAAGTCTGGTTCACCGACGCCGAGGGCCAGGAATTCGAGATCCAGGCGGACTTCCTGGTGGGCGCCGACGGTTCCCGCAGCCACTGCCGCTTTCAAATCCCGGAAGCCAACCGCAAATGGTACTTCCACGAATACCCCTTCGCCTGGTTCGGCATCCTGGCCCAGGCTCCCCGCAGCTCGGACGAACTGATCTACGCCAATTCGGAGCACGGCTTCGCGCTGATCAGCCAGCGCACGGAGAGCGTGCAGCGCATGTACTTCCAGTGCGATCCCAAGGAAAACGTGGCCGATTGGGACGATGAGCGCATCTGGTCCGAATTCCGTAAGCGCGTCAACGGAAACGGCTTTGAGCTCAAGGAAGGACCGGTCCTCGAAAAGATGGTCCTGCCGTTCCGCAGCTTCGTCCACACCCCGATGCGCTACGGGAACATGTTCCTGGCCGGAGACGCCGCCCACACCGTCCCGCCGACGGGCGCCAAGGGTCTCAATTTGGCCCTGCACGACGTCAAGGTGCTCTTCGAAGGCCTGGAGTCCTTCTACTCGAACGGTTCCACCGCTCTGCTGGAATCCTATAGCGACCGTGCACTCGAACGCGTTTGGAAGGCTCAGCACTTCTCCTACTGGATGACTTCCATGCTGCACACTGTTCCCGGTTCGGACGACTTCGGACGTGCCCGCCAGCTTGGCGAACTCCACTCCGTCGTGTCTTCCCGACATGCCCGGGCGTACCTGGCCGAGTCGTACACCGGGTGGCCGGGCGCAAAGTAA
- a CDS encoding phosphate/phosphite/phosphonate ABC transporter substrate-binding protein — MFVSRTKRFGAVATVVAALSAVTVLAACSSPSSTPANAAAGASQSSWAKAEGTIVIGAVPDQAGSDSNIKPIEDYVAKMTGYKVEYYPTADYTALIAAAAAGKVDVMSSGALQYVMAINKGANLTPVAAQINSSKIKEPGYYSEAIVPKDSAITSLADAKGKTVCFVDPNSTSGFLFGLYQLHKAGLDVTSNGKDASGNPTFADFKVHFAGAHDKSEQTVASGQCDVGFAEDSIAEAGAQKGEVKVIGKEYVPGGPFSISTGLPADAQKKLTDALQGATPDAIKTAGIATTPGFNSGYFGVQAKTADYYQTIKDLCSQILVAKCSK, encoded by the coding sequence ATGTTCGTCTCCCGCACAAAGCGCTTCGGCGCCGTCGCGACCGTCGTCGCCGCGCTCTCGGCAGTGACAGTCCTCGCAGCTTGCTCCTCCCCCAGCTCCACCCCGGCCAACGCGGCCGCAGGAGCCAGCCAGAGCTCTTGGGCGAAGGCCGAGGGCACCATCGTCATCGGCGCCGTGCCCGACCAAGCCGGCTCTGACTCGAACATCAAGCCGATCGAGGATTACGTCGCCAAGATGACCGGCTACAAGGTCGAGTACTACCCCACCGCCGACTACACCGCCCTGATCGCTGCTGCCGCGGCGGGCAAGGTCGACGTCATGTCCTCCGGCGCCCTGCAATACGTCATGGCCATCAACAAGGGCGCGAACCTCACCCCGGTCGCTGCCCAGATCAACTCGTCGAAGATCAAGGAACCGGGCTACTACTCCGAGGCGATCGTCCCGAAGGACTCTGCTATCACGAGCCTCGCTGACGCCAAGGGCAAGACGGTGTGCTTCGTCGACCCCAACTCGACCTCTGGCTTCTTGTTCGGTCTGTACCAGCTCCACAAGGCAGGCCTTGACGTCACTTCGAACGGCAAGGACGCCTCGGGCAATCCGACGTTCGCCGACTTCAAGGTCCACTTCGCGGGCGCCCACGACAAGTCCGAGCAGACGGTCGCCTCGGGGCAGTGCGATGTTGGCTTCGCAGAGGACAGCATCGCCGAGGCCGGCGCGCAGAAGGGCGAGGTCAAAGTGATCGGCAAGGAGTACGTGCCTGGCGGTCCGTTCTCGATCTCGACCGGGCTGCCGGCCGACGCTCAGAAGAAGCTCACCGACGCGCTGCAGGGAGCCACACCTGACGCCATCAAGACCGCGGGCATCGCCACAACCCCCGGCTTCAACTCCGGCTACTTCGGGGTGCAGGCGAAGACCGCCGACTACTACCAGACAATCAAGGACCTCTGCTCGCAGATCCTCGTCGCGAAGTGCTCGAAGTAG
- the sfnG gene encoding dimethylsulfone monooxygenase SfnG — protein sequence MTEISNVARLSEPLKFAYWVPNVSGGLVVSTIEQRTGWDFDYNKKLARIAENSGFEYALTQTRYAASYGADKQHEATSFSLALLAATERLKVIAAVHPGMWHPGVLAKYIITADHISQGRAAVNIVSGWLKNEFTNFGLEWLEHDERYVRTEEFIKVLRGLWTEQEYSQSGKYYNITDFTLNPAPVQVPGRAHPEIFFGGNSTAAQATAGRVADWYFSNGKDLEGFKENIAGVVAASGESGRGTEGALPALPSPKFGLNGFVIARDSEKEARDTLREIVEKAHKPAVEGFRAAVQEAGASTKDGKGMWADSSFEDLVQYNDGFKTQLIGTPEQIAERIVEYKKIGVNLFLTGYLHFQEEVAAFGRDILPIVRELEADLARKNGVELDLSGTPVAQADSTTKLVNA from the coding sequence ATGACCGAGATCAGCAACGTCGCGCGGCTCTCCGAACCGCTCAAGTTCGCCTACTGGGTGCCGAACGTCTCCGGGGGCCTGGTGGTTTCCACCATCGAGCAGCGCACCGGATGGGACTTTGACTACAACAAGAAACTGGCCCGCATCGCGGAGAATTCCGGATTCGAATACGCACTGACCCAAACGCGCTATGCAGCCTCGTACGGTGCTGACAAGCAGCATGAGGCGACGTCGTTCAGCCTCGCCTTGCTGGCCGCCACCGAACGACTCAAGGTCATTGCCGCCGTCCACCCGGGCATGTGGCATCCCGGGGTACTGGCGAAGTACATCATTACGGCGGACCACATTTCCCAGGGACGCGCCGCCGTCAACATCGTCTCAGGCTGGCTGAAGAACGAGTTCACGAATTTCGGCCTGGAATGGCTGGAACATGACGAACGCTATGTCCGCACTGAAGAATTCATCAAGGTCCTCCGCGGGCTGTGGACCGAGCAGGAATACAGCCAGTCCGGGAAGTACTACAACATCACCGATTTCACCCTCAACCCGGCGCCGGTGCAGGTGCCCGGGCGCGCCCACCCGGAGATCTTCTTCGGCGGCAACTCGACAGCCGCGCAGGCCACAGCCGGCCGCGTTGCGGACTGGTACTTCTCCAACGGGAAGGACCTTGAAGGATTCAAGGAGAACATCGCCGGCGTGGTCGCGGCATCCGGCGAGAGCGGGCGCGGCACCGAGGGCGCTCTCCCGGCGCTGCCTTCTCCCAAGTTCGGCCTGAACGGCTTCGTCATCGCCCGCGATTCCGAGAAGGAAGCGCGCGACACGCTCCGGGAGATCGTCGAGAAGGCGCACAAGCCCGCCGTCGAAGGATTCCGCGCCGCGGTCCAGGAAGCGGGAGCTTCCACGAAGGACGGCAAGGGCATGTGGGCCGACTCGAGCTTTGAGGATCTGGTCCAGTACAACGACGGCTTCAAGACCCAGCTGATCGGCACCCCGGAGCAGATCGCGGAACGGATCGTCGAGTACAAAAAGATCGGCGTGAACCTTTTCCTCACCGGCTACCTGCATTTCCAGGAGGAGGTGGCCGCCTTCGGCCGGGATATTCTGCCGATCGTCCGGGAACTTGAGGCTGATCTGGCCCGCAAGAACGGCGTCGAGCTGGACCTCTCCGGGACACCCGTGGCACAGGCCGACTCAACCACCAAGCTGGTGAACGCGTAA
- the acs gene encoding acetate--CoA ligase produces the protein MSQQRDEVTDDFVAFWEAQALRLDWAERSNGRPWETAHSWVPSDVSAGRGPDITWFDGGKLNVAYNCVDRHVAAGRGDKVALYFEGEPGDRRAITYAELLREVSKAANALLALGIGKGDRVVIYLPVIPETIIITLAVARIGAIHSLVFGGFSAEALRFRVEDTQAKLLVTTDGQFRRGVAVQVKENADAAVAGDNAIERVLVVNRTTARDELDTIPMVAGRDVWWHDVVEPASEVHEPEAFDAETPLFIMYTSGTTGKPKGLVHTSGGYLTQASWSFEHLFSNPDPALRDSDVHWCTADLAWVTAHTYEIYGPLSNGVTQVIFEGTPNTPHPGRHFEIIERYKVTQYYTAPTLVRSLMGWFPDGVPDTYDFSSIRLLGTVGEAVNPEAWRWLRKNLGGGSAPVVDTWWQSETGATILSPAPTDTDFKPGCAARPLPGVSAKVVDDAGALVPAGVHGFIVVDRPGPAIARTVWGNPRRYFDSYWSKYAAQGWFLAGDGAKYDSDGDIWILGRVDDTLNVSGHLLSTIEIESALVSHPDVVEAGVCPVPDPKTGHAVVAFVVLKGGASREVAAKLRHHVAQEIGPIAKPRDVVVVADVPKTRSGKIMRRLLTQLFEGTALGDTTSLQNEPAIAGIQDVLRERALVKENS, from the coding sequence ATGTCCCAGCAACGTGATGAAGTCACGGACGATTTTGTGGCGTTCTGGGAGGCGCAGGCCCTCCGCTTGGACTGGGCTGAACGATCGAATGGCAGGCCCTGGGAAACGGCCCACAGTTGGGTGCCAAGCGACGTTTCCGCAGGCCGTGGACCCGACATCACGTGGTTTGACGGAGGAAAGCTCAACGTCGCGTACAACTGTGTGGACCGCCACGTCGCCGCGGGACGGGGAGACAAGGTTGCCCTCTACTTCGAAGGCGAACCGGGCGACCGCCGCGCCATCACTTATGCGGAGCTCCTGCGCGAGGTTTCCAAGGCTGCAAACGCCCTTCTGGCACTCGGCATCGGCAAAGGCGATCGCGTTGTGATCTACCTCCCCGTGATTCCCGAAACAATCATCATTACCCTCGCAGTGGCGCGCATCGGAGCGATCCATTCGCTCGTGTTCGGAGGTTTCTCCGCCGAGGCCCTGCGCTTCCGCGTCGAGGACACCCAGGCGAAGCTCCTTGTCACTACGGACGGTCAGTTCCGGCGGGGCGTCGCGGTTCAGGTCAAGGAAAACGCGGATGCCGCCGTCGCGGGGGACAACGCTATCGAGCGGGTACTGGTCGTCAACCGCACCACTGCCCGCGACGAACTCGACACGATCCCCATGGTGGCCGGCCGCGATGTGTGGTGGCACGACGTCGTCGAACCGGCCTCGGAAGTGCACGAGCCTGAAGCCTTCGACGCCGAGACTCCACTCTTCATCATGTACACCTCGGGGACAACCGGTAAGCCAAAGGGCCTCGTGCACACTTCGGGCGGTTACCTCACGCAAGCCTCATGGAGCTTCGAGCACCTCTTCAGCAACCCGGATCCGGCACTGCGGGACAGCGACGTCCATTGGTGCACCGCCGATCTCGCATGGGTGACAGCGCACACCTACGAGATTTACGGGCCCCTCTCCAATGGCGTCACCCAGGTGATTTTCGAAGGCACGCCCAATACGCCACATCCGGGCCGCCACTTCGAAATCATCGAACGCTACAAGGTCACTCAGTACTACACGGCGCCCACGCTGGTCCGTTCCCTGATGGGCTGGTTCCCGGACGGCGTGCCGGACACCTACGATTTCTCGTCCATCCGCCTCCTTGGCACGGTAGGCGAGGCAGTCAATCCTGAAGCATGGCGATGGCTCCGCAAGAACCTTGGCGGCGGCAGCGCTCCCGTCGTCGACACCTGGTGGCAGTCGGAAACCGGCGCCACCATCCTTTCGCCAGCCCCGACGGACACGGACTTCAAACCAGGTTGCGCTGCCCGGCCGCTGCCTGGAGTCAGTGCCAAGGTAGTTGACGACGCCGGCGCCTTGGTACCGGCGGGCGTCCACGGGTTCATCGTGGTGGACCGTCCCGGCCCGGCGATCGCGAGGACCGTATGGGGCAACCCGCGGCGCTACTTCGATTCGTACTGGAGCAAGTACGCGGCACAAGGGTGGTTCCTTGCCGGCGACGGAGCGAAATACGACTCCGACGGCGACATCTGGATCCTCGGACGGGTGGACGACACCCTCAATGTCTCCGGTCACCTGTTGTCCACGATCGAGATCGAGTCGGCCCTCGTGTCCCATCCGGACGTCGTGGAGGCCGGGGTCTGTCCCGTGCCCGATCCTAAGACGGGGCACGCCGTCGTCGCGTTCGTAGTCCTCAAGGGCGGAGCTTCACGTGAGGTTGCCGCGAAACTGCGTCACCACGTGGCCCAGGAGATCGGCCCGATCGCAAAGCCGCGCGACGTCGTCGTCGTGGCTGACGTACCCAAGACCCGCAGCGGCAAGATTATGCGCCGGCTGCTCACCCAACTCTTCGAGGGAACCGCCTTGGGCGATACAACCTCACTCCAGAACGAACCGGCGATCGCCGGCATCCAGGACGTCCTGCGCGAGCGGGCCCTAGTAAAGGAAAATTCATGA
- a CDS encoding GntR family transcriptional regulator: protein MAQPAVAELIDLLAIAVRGMQAGQRIPSEHQIMVKCQVSRATARAAVETLEDLYLVRRVQGTGTFVNRRIDYPISQSRAPSFHGIVRAAGAQPRTVLAGKGISPAPEDVGSRFGIPPGTDALRLERLGYIDGFEACFFEEWFNPRAVANLDVALRVFESVAEAFEASGFTPERTEWFGTVDIAPAHVCTRLGLPRNHQTWLVESIVSDVDAELPLMISRAWSRLDQVRMVFGASAG, encoded by the coding sequence ATGGCCCAGCCCGCCGTCGCCGAGCTAATCGACCTGCTTGCAATCGCGGTGAGGGGGATGCAGGCTGGCCAACGGATTCCCAGCGAGCACCAGATCATGGTCAAGTGCCAGGTGTCGCGGGCCACGGCCCGCGCTGCCGTTGAGACGCTCGAGGACCTCTACTTGGTGCGCCGCGTTCAGGGCACGGGAACTTTTGTCAACAGGCGGATCGACTATCCGATCTCGCAGTCGCGGGCCCCGTCCTTCCATGGCATTGTCCGGGCCGCGGGGGCACAGCCGCGCACCGTCCTCGCCGGCAAGGGGATCTCGCCCGCGCCCGAGGACGTGGGCTCGCGGTTCGGGATCCCTCCGGGAACCGATGCGCTGCGATTGGAGCGGCTCGGGTACATCGATGGATTCGAGGCATGCTTCTTCGAGGAGTGGTTCAATCCCCGCGCCGTTGCGAACCTGGACGTGGCCCTGAGGGTCTTCGAATCGGTGGCCGAGGCTTTCGAGGCCAGCGGATTCACCCCCGAACGCACGGAATGGTTCGGAACCGTCGACATTGCTCCGGCCCATGTGTGCACCCGGCTCGGGCTGCCGCGCAACCACCAGACGTGGCTCGTGGAAAGCATCGTCAGCGATGTGGACGCTGAGCTGCCGCTCATGATCAGCCGAGCCTGGAGCCGACTGGACCAGGTCCGAATGGTCTTCGGTGCCTCGGCCGGATGA
- a CDS encoding TIGR03364 family FAD-dependent oxidoreductase, whose protein sequence is MKNLDQNHHTDLVVVGAGILGCAHAVEALSRGLTVRIIERDSAAVGASVRNFGHACITAQAASELPMAQESRRGWLEAARTIGFWAPEAGAVVVARSREEMAVLEQFRDARGTDAAQLLTGGEVRRRLHADDARPSGAILGGAFLPADLRVDPRATVGAIAAWLEAQDGATIAWRTSVREVADGIVETSRGTFTGDHVVVCAGHDVDHLFPDVAERWEIVRCALQMARSTALPGYTLDSAVLTGTSMLRYGGFSAMPAAEALREEVHRETPELLDMVANVMFTRLSDGSLLLGDSHDYAPTSRPFMDEGVTDRLLQEIGSVLGTTPRIRERWQGVYASSALTNLVAERTDPRTTVATVTSGIGMTLSFGLARHTLDGL, encoded by the coding sequence GTGAAGAACTTGGACCAGAATCACCACACTGACCTCGTCGTCGTCGGCGCCGGCATCCTCGGGTGCGCGCATGCGGTGGAGGCACTCTCGCGCGGCCTGACCGTGCGGATCATCGAGCGGGATTCCGCCGCGGTCGGCGCCTCCGTGCGTAACTTCGGCCACGCCTGCATCACCGCGCAGGCGGCGAGCGAGCTGCCGATGGCGCAGGAGTCGCGCCGGGGCTGGTTGGAGGCCGCGCGCACCATCGGGTTCTGGGCCCCGGAGGCGGGTGCCGTCGTCGTCGCCCGAAGCCGCGAAGAGATGGCGGTCCTCGAGCAGTTCCGCGACGCACGGGGGACCGACGCCGCACAGCTGCTGACGGGCGGGGAGGTACGACGGCGCCTGCACGCCGACGACGCGCGACCGAGCGGCGCGATCCTGGGCGGAGCGTTCCTCCCAGCCGATCTGCGAGTGGACCCCCGCGCGACGGTGGGCGCGATAGCCGCCTGGCTCGAGGCGCAGGACGGCGCCACCATCGCGTGGCGCACGTCGGTGCGCGAGGTGGCCGACGGGATCGTGGAGACCTCACGCGGGACCTTCACGGGTGACCACGTGGTGGTGTGCGCGGGCCACGACGTCGACCACCTGTTCCCGGATGTTGCCGAGCGCTGGGAGATCGTGCGCTGTGCGCTGCAGATGGCCCGCTCGACGGCCCTGCCCGGATACACGCTCGATTCCGCGGTCCTCACCGGCACCTCGATGCTGCGATACGGGGGGTTTTCCGCGATGCCTGCCGCAGAAGCCCTGCGTGAGGAGGTACACCGGGAGACTCCCGAGCTGCTGGACATGGTGGCCAACGTCATGTTCACCCGCCTGTCCGATGGCTCGTTGCTCCTCGGAGACTCGCACGACTACGCCCCGACGAGCCGCCCGTTCATGGATGAGGGTGTCACCGACCGGCTGCTGCAGGAGATCGGCTCGGTCCTCGGGACCACGCCGCGAATCCGGGAACGCTGGCAGGGCGTGTATGCCTCGAGCGCACTGACGAACCTCGTCGCGGAGCGCACCGATCCTCGCACGACGGTCGCGACCGTGACCTCGGGTATCGGGATGACCCTCTCCTTCGGGCTCGCCCGGCACACGCTGGACGGCCTGTAG
- a CDS encoding zinc-binding dehydrogenase, translated as MSAQPGALRAQVWNGGGDFSLRTFPFPELGPGEAIASIDLATVCGSDRHTVGGRRAGAHPSILGHEAVGRLAEIHGGGLVDVRGEALEPGDRVVWGVTASCGTCDRCLRGLTAKCRQLLKTGHEALHSSWPISGGYATHIHLRRGLALVRVPDTVSDAAAAVAACAGATVVACLDAADAGSGTRGLAGLRVLVNGAGMLGLFAAAVANARGAAVVEVRDPSPERSELATRFGATRLAAIAPGGTRAGGTAGFDIVVELSGAPEGVRSCLTALDVGGCLVLAGSVSPGDVIALDPEAVVRGRHTVVGVHNYEPEHLQAAIDFLGSTAGTFDWGSVVARPLPLDALPGLLTGHESDPSILRRSVAPGLTMVESDLG; from the coding sequence ATGAGTGCCCAGCCTGGGGCGCTGCGGGCGCAGGTATGGAACGGCGGCGGAGACTTCAGCCTGCGCACGTTCCCCTTCCCGGAGCTGGGGCCCGGCGAGGCCATCGCATCGATCGACCTCGCCACCGTCTGCGGTTCGGACCGGCACACCGTGGGCGGCAGGCGTGCCGGCGCGCACCCCTCGATCCTGGGCCACGAGGCGGTCGGGCGACTGGCCGAGATCCACGGAGGCGGGCTCGTCGACGTCCGAGGCGAGGCGCTGGAGCCCGGAGACCGCGTCGTCTGGGGCGTCACCGCCTCCTGCGGAACCTGCGACCGGTGCCTCCGAGGGCTCACTGCCAAGTGCCGCCAGCTGCTCAAGACCGGGCACGAAGCCCTCCACAGCAGCTGGCCGATCTCAGGTGGGTACGCCACACACATCCACCTGCGCCGGGGACTGGCCCTCGTGCGGGTCCCGGACACCGTCAGCGATGCGGCAGCCGCAGTGGCGGCCTGTGCCGGGGCGACGGTCGTAGCCTGCCTCGACGCGGCCGACGCCGGGAGCGGCACCCGTGGCTTGGCCGGGCTGAGGGTCCTCGTCAACGGCGCCGGCATGCTCGGGCTGTTCGCGGCAGCTGTGGCCAACGCCCGCGGCGCCGCCGTTGTGGAGGTCCGCGACCCCTCGCCCGAGCGCAGCGAGCTGGCCACGCGGTTCGGGGCAACGCGCCTCGCGGCCATTGCCCCGGGCGGAACGCGGGCCGGGGGGACCGCCGGATTCGACATCGTGGTCGAGCTCTCCGGGGCTCCCGAAGGGGTCCGCAGCTGCTTGACAGCGCTCGACGTCGGCGGCTGCCTCGTGCTCGCCGGCAGCGTCTCGCCGGGCGACGTGATCGCCCTCGACCCCGAGGCCGTGGTCCGCGGCCGCCACACCGTGGTCGGCGTCCACAACTACGAGCCCGAGCACCTGCAGGCCGCGATCGATTTCCTCGGCTCGACGGCCGGGACCTTTGACTGGGGCTCTGTCGTGGCCAGACCGCTGCCGCTGGACGCCCTCCCGGGGCTGCTGACGGGTCACGAGAGCGATCCGTCGATCTTGCGCCGCTCCGTCGCACCGGGTTTGACCATGGTCGAGTCCGACCTAGGATGA
- a CDS encoding phosphonatase-like hydrolase: MITLAVFDIAGTTVDERDEVYRTLRAAVEREGATVSPAELQKWMGTEKRWAIRNLMQAGGLEPTDAVVDSAYAWFLDSLRDSYRTNPPQPLPGVPEAMAVLRARGIKVALTTGFSTEIAAPLLAGLGWTAHDGDPSATLDAVVCADMVAAGRPAPYMIHRAMEATGIQDVAQVAAAGDTAADVLAARRAGVLSIGVLTGHMTREDFAPHPHDAIVDSVVDLLSDARFAGTGVTR, from the coding sequence ATGATCACCCTTGCCGTCTTCGATATCGCGGGGACCACAGTCGACGAGCGAGACGAGGTTTACCGCACCCTGCGGGCCGCCGTCGAGCGCGAGGGCGCCACGGTGTCACCCGCGGAGCTGCAGAAGTGGATGGGCACGGAGAAGCGTTGGGCGATCCGGAACCTCATGCAGGCCGGCGGGCTCGAGCCGACGGACGCCGTCGTCGACTCCGCTTATGCCTGGTTCTTGGACTCGCTCCGCGATTCCTACCGCACCAACCCGCCGCAGCCGCTGCCGGGTGTCCCGGAGGCGATGGCGGTCCTCCGTGCCCGCGGCATCAAGGTGGCGCTGACCACCGGGTTCTCCACCGAGATAGCCGCCCCGCTGCTCGCCGGCCTAGGGTGGACGGCGCACGACGGCGACCCCTCGGCCACGCTCGACGCGGTAGTTTGCGCGGACATGGTGGCCGCCGGCCGTCCCGCGCCGTACATGATCCACCGGGCCATGGAGGCAACGGGCATCCAGGATGTAGCCCAGGTGGCGGCCGCGGGCGACACGGCCGCCGACGTGCTCGCCGCGCGCCGTGCCGGGGTGCTCAGCATCGGCGTGCTCACGGGCCACATGACGCGGGAAGACTTCGCGCCTCACCCACACGACGCGATAGTGGACTCGGTGGTCGACCTGCTCTCCGATGCGCGGTTCGCCGGCACAGGCGTCACCCGATGA